The following nucleotide sequence is from Halapricum desulfuricans.
CCGGTGCGGTTCGTGTCAGAATGACGTATAAACAGTGCCGTCCTCTGTGAGGTCGATCGTGCCGTCGAACAGGTCGCGGTAGCCTTTGAGTACCTCGTCGTCGTGGACGCCCCCGGCGAGGTGAAACAGTCCCACGGCGTCGTATTCGACGAGCAGGGCGAGCAGTTCCCCGACGGCCTCGCGGGCGCTGTCCTCGTCGGCGTAGTAGGCCATCTCGGTGACCGAATCGACCGAGATTCGGCGCTTGCCTTCGGTCTCTTCGAGGAACTTGCGGGTCTTTTCGACGACCTCCTCGAGGTTGTCCGGCGCGGTGACGTATCTGATATGGTCGGTCTTGCGACGGGTGTAGCCTCGCTCTACCGACAGCGTGTCGAGAATCGTCGCCTTCGATTCGTCCACGGCGTAGTGTTCGAGTTTCTGCTCGACTTCCCGGGCGCTCGTCCGCGTCGAGACGATCAGCATGTGATCGGTGTCGGTACCGAGAAACTCCGTGTCGATCCGGTCGGTCTCGCCGGTGCTCGGGTGGACAAGCAGGATGCCGGTCCCGCCCGGGACCGTTTCCGGCGCGTTCTCGATCGCCAGCGTGTACTCCATGTGGCTGTGAAAGTGGTGCAAGCAGTCTTAATGCTGTCGGGAACGATCGAACGCGGAACTAGTCGGTCGGCTCTTCGCCGCGTTCGCGGATGAGATCGCGCAGTTCGTCAGCGTCCTCGATCTCTTCCATCTCCGCTTCCTCGATCAGGGCCGTCCCGTCGACTGACTCGCGGGTCGCGCGCTCGACGACGTAGACCGAGGTCGTCCGGGTCACTTTCCCGACAGAAGACATGATCCGGGCGCGCTTTTCGGCGGTCTCGGTGAACTCCGAGTGGCCGGTCAGCATCTGGCGGCGACGGTGTTCGTCCTCGCTGATCGTCTTGAACGGCGCGCGCTCGGTGGGGTGGACGTCGAACCCGACGCGCGTGAGCACGGTCACGATCGGTTCGTCCGCGGGGTCGACGTCCGGGTCCTCCGGCGTCGGCTCGTCGTCGCGGATCTCGTCGGCGCCGTCGAGCACCTCGACCGGCGAGGTCAGCGGCGCGTCGAACAACTCCTCGAGCTTGGCGGCGACGTCGACGCTGGCGTCCATGCCGTCCTCGTATTTCGAGACGGTCCGCCGCGAGACCCCGAGTTCCGTGGCGAGTTTGCCGAGGCTCCACTCGCGGTCCTGACGGGCGTCCTCGAGAATATCGCTGTCGATGTTGACGTACAGCCCGCCGGGAGCGGCGTAGATCAGCGGCGGCACGTCCTCGACGAACAGGTCCATCGCGGTGTCCGGCGAGAGGACAGGCACGCCGTGTCGGAAGTAAACCACACCGGGCTTGAGGTCTTCGTCGCGGGTTCGCAACCCGATGACGAGCGGCGTCGCCCCGAGGTATTCCCCGAGCCGACGCATCTCCGCGCCGGTCCGACCGTCGAAGGCGTCGATGTTCCCAAGAATCTTCACCAGCACGGTGTCCCGCCCGCGCCGGGCCGCGACGTCGAAACTCTTCGGACGGATCGCACACCGGTCGCTGACGAGGAACCCCGCGTCCTCTAACATCGCGATTACGTTCTCGACCAGTGCGGATCTGGACATCGTGTTCTCGACCTAGACGTAAGTAGTTCACCGCATATATGGTTTGCGGCGGGCGTACAAGCGGCGTATTGCGGTTTTGGTCACGCCAGGCCCCGTGATTGATATAGAAGTGCTCCTCGATCGAAACACGGCCGAACGGGGTCGCAAAGTCACAGCTGGTGACTGCCCGCTCTCGGTGAATCGGGAGTCCCACTGGCGGCTATACGTTCGGAAAGATATTCGCCACGCCGCCATGACGAATTATTTCGAAATGGTATAGCCGCCGGTGTCACGATCACTGGCGATCGATGACGAGCAACACGCCCAGACCGAGCAGGAGTACGGTGTAGGCGACCGCGGCGGCGAGTGCGTCGCCGGTCGTCGGGTACTCGCCGGCCCGGAAGACGATCGCCTTCCGGACCATCGCGATCACGCCGGTGTAGATGACCAGCCGGACGATTTCGGCCGTGTCGCTCTTTCTCGTGTACGCGATCACCGTCTGGTAGACTTCGACGATAATGAGCAACAGCAACCCTGTATCGATGAAACTGATGACGACGCGCGGATCGGTAATCGACCCCGACAGGACGGATTCGCCGATCTGGAGGATGAGATCGCCGACCCCGATGGCGAACAGGCCGGCGAACACGGCCGCAGCGACCAGTTCGACGTACGTGACGAACTGTTCGGTGACGCGGGCGACGGGGTTGTCAGAACCGATTTCTTCTGGGTCGTCCGCGTCTGCCATGTACACGCTCGGATTAGGAACGGTCCTGTAAATAACTGGGGACGACACGAGAGCGGCTGGTGGCACAACGATCAGTATTAGTAGCACAATCGAGTACGGCCGACCGTGACTGTCGTCGGCCTGGACGATACCGACTCTCGAACGCGAGGGATGTGTACGACGTACGTCGCCGCTCGACTCGCCGAGCGACTGCGATCGGGCGGCGACGCCGTCGAGCAGACGGTACTCGTTCGACTGAACCCCGCGATCGAGCACAAGACGCGGGGCAACGCCGCGCTGGCGGTCCACACCGACGCCGACCCGGATCGCGCCCTCGAAGCCGTCAACGCGGAGATTGGGCTGGCCGAGACCGAGGATCCCCGGACCAATCCGGGCGTCGTCGTCGGGACTGATCCGGAAAGCGTCCCTGAAGGCGTGGCCGAGTTCGCCCGCGCGGCGATCCGGACGCGTCACGACATCTCGGACGCCCGGGAACTGATCGAGCGTCACGACTTCGCCACGCTGTCGCGCGGGAACGGTCGCGGGCTGATCGGCGCGCTGGCGGCGGTCGGGGCCTGGCGCGCGTTCGAGGAGTGGACCTACGAGTCGATCAGCTACCGCGAGCGCGACCGGTGGGGGACCGAACGCGAGGTCGACCGCGAGTCGGTGTTCACAGCCGCCGACGACGCCTATCCCGACGCCTGGGACACCGTCGATCGAGTCGAGGAGCAGGCAGTCTGTGTCCCGCACACGCCGTGTCCGATCCTCTACGGGATCCGGGGCGATGATCCGGAGGCCGTCGAGTCGGTGGCTGACCGCATCGAGAGCGAACCGGTCGCACGCCGCCAGCTGTTCGTCACCAACCAGGGGACCGATGCTCACCTCGCGCCGGCGACGATCGGGGAGGCCGTCGACGGGCGCGCCTACTGTATCGACGGGACGGTCATCGACGGACCGGAGACCCGTCCCGGCGGGCACGTGTTCCTGACGATCGGCGACGGCGAGAGGCAGCTTGAGTGTGCCGCCTTCGAGCCGACCAAACGCTTCCGTGACCGAGTGCGCGCGCTCAGAGCCGGCGACGAACTGACAGTCTGTGGCGAACTCAGCGACGGGACGCTCAAGCTCGAGAAGTTCGCGGTCCGTGATCTCCGTGAGACCGAACTGACGACGCCGGACTGTCCCGAGTGTGGTCGGTCGATGGAGAGCGCCGGTCGGGGGCAGGGGTATCGATGCCGGGACTGCGGGACGAGCGCCGACGGGAAGGTCCAGCGGCCGATCGACCGCGATATCGAAGTCGGGTGGTACGAGGTCCCGCCGGTCGCGAGACGACACATCGCGAAACCGCTGGTCCGAGGCGGATTCGACGGACCCGTCCATCCTGAGCGGTGAGCATACGCGCCGACGGCGCGTTTCACTCGACCGAGCGGAGCGCGGTCGCCTCGCGACCGCGGAAAGCCGAGCGGCGAAGCCGCGAGGCAGTGAGGTCGAGGTCGTTTTTCCCCACGTTTTTACGAGGAGTGGTGCCCGCAGGGCCGAAGGCCCGAGGACACCCGACGAAGTAAAAAGTGGTTCGACGGACCCGTCCATCCAGAGCGGTGAGCATACGCGCCGACGGCGCGTTTCACTGCTGGCGACTGGTGGGAACCGGCAAGTCGTCTTCCGGTCCGCAGATCGCCCCGGACACACCGTCCGCCGCGACCCACCGATCTATTTGTGCCGAGTCCGAACGACGGGTATGGCAACGTACAAGCGGTCGGTTCGCGTCGAGGCCCCGTTCGAAGACGTCTGGGCGTTTCACGCGACCGGTGACGGACTGGTCGCGCTCACGCCGGAGTGGATGCACCTGCAGATCGAGTCCGAGCGCGGACCCGACGGCGAACCCGACCCGGATGTCCTCGAGACGGGCTCGACGGTCGTTTCGACGATCCGGCCGTTCGGCGTCGGACCGCGCCAGCGGTGGGTCTCCGAAATCGTCGCCCGCGAGCACGAGGACGACTACGCGATGTTCCGCGACGAGATGGCCGAGGGACCGTTCCCGCGATGGGTCCACACCCATTCGTTCTATCGGGACGACGGGGCGACGGTCGTCCGTGATTTCGTCGAGTACGACCTGCCCGGCGGTCCGGCCGGACGCGTCGCGAACCCGCTGGCGTGGATCGGTCTCGAACCGATGTTCCGGTATCGCCACCGGAAGACGAAAGAATTGCTCGAAGGGCCATAACGAAACGGTGAACCACCCGGCGACCGAGACCCGACTGTGGACAGTGATGCTCCGCCCGTGCCGCCGCTGGCCGCGCTCGCCGTCGCCGTCGTCGCGGTCAGTACCAGCGCTATCCTGATCCGCTGGAGTCGCGCGCCCTCCTCGGTCGCGGCCTTTTATCGCGTGTTGTTCACGACGGTGCTGCTTGCGCCCCTCGCGGTCGTTCGCTACCGCCAGCAGTTCGCGCGCCTCTCGACGCGCGACTGGCTGGTCGCCGTCGCCTCCGGGATAGCGCTCGCCGCACACTTCGCCGCCTGGTTCGAAAGTCTCGAGTGGACCAGCGTTGCCGCCTCGGTCACGCTCGTCCAGACCCAGCCGGTGTTCGTCGCGGTCGGTGCCGTCTGGCTACTTGAGGAGCGCCTGAACCGGTCGATGGTCCTCGGAATCGCCGTCGCCCTGATCGGGAGCGTCCTCCTGTCGGTCGGCGACTTCCTGTCGGGAGGTGCGTTCGCCGGCGCGAACCCGCTCTATGGCGACGTACTTGCACTGTTTGGGGCGTTCGCTGCTGCGGGGTACGTCCTCGCCGGACGGTCGCTCCGCCAGCGGTTGCCGCTGATCCCGTACGTGATCGTCGTCTACGCCGTCAGCGCCGCGGGACTGCTCGTCTGGACCGTCGGGCAGGGCGCGTCGCTCGGCCCGTATCCGTCCCGGGAATGGCTGCTCTTTCTCGGGATGGCGGTCGGCCCGGGAATCTTCGGGCACACAGTCGTCAACTGGGCGCTCGCGCACGTTGAATCGAGTGTCGTCAGCGTGACGCTGGTCGGCGAACCCGTCGGGAGCACGCTCCTGGCGCTGGTGTTGCTCGGCGAGGTCCCGGCCGCGATGACGGCCATCGGCGGCGTCGTCGTGCTCGCCGGGATCGTCCTGACGGCGCGGTCGCGACCGAGTCCGGGCTAGTTCTGGTCGCCGGACGGAACCGCAAACCATCTCCGACCGCAGCGCCGACAGGTGAATGATGACGGAGTACGACGCCGTCCTGCTGGATCTGGACGGAACTCTCTGTGAATATATCCGCGGGACCGAACAGCTCCTGCCGGCCGCCTTCGAACGCGTCGGCGTCGAGCCGATGTTTGCCCCCGAGGCGTACGTCGAGCGCGTCGACAGCTACGCCGACCGCGCCGACTCGATGCTGGAACGTCGTCGGCTGTGTTTCGCCGATCTGGCCGCGGAGAACGGCTACGATCGCGCGCTCGGTCGTGAGGTCGCCGACGCGTACGCGGCCGAGCGCGACCACAGCAACGTCCGGTTTCTGGACGGCGCGGTCGAAGCCGTCGAACAGCTTGCCGAGCGCTATCCGCTCGCGATGGTGACCAACGGCGGCCCGGACATGCAGGACCCGAAACTCGAGACGCTCGGCCTCGAACGGTATCTCGATTCCCTCGTCTACGCCGGCTACGAGGTCCCCGCCAAGCCCGATCCGGAGCCGTTCGAGCGCGCGCTCGATGCGCTCGGTGTGTCCGCCGACCGCGCGGTCTACGTCGGCAACAACTACGAGACAGACGTGCTCGGGGCGGCGTCAGCGGATCTCTCGTCGATACTACTCGGAGAGCCGCCCGCCGACGGACCGGTCGAACCGATGTCGACCGTCTCGACGCCCGGGGAGATACCGCGGGCGCTCAAAGGGTCGTTGTCGGACCGACGATAACGCCGTCGTCGCTGTTATTTGACCGCGACGATTGCACATCGGAGGACTCACGAGGACGCCGGACGATTCACACGGCTCAACTTCCGAGCCCTCGCTCGTTCCACTCGCGAGGACGCCGGACGATTCACACGGCTCAACTTCCGAGCCCTCGCTCGTTCCACTCGCGAGGACGCCGGAAGATTCACACGGCTCAACTTCCGAGCCCTCGCTCGTTCCACTCGCGAGGACGCCGCCGTGCAATCGATGTGGAACAGTCCGTATCAGTGGCGGTATCACCCATTTTCGATCTCCAACAACCGTTCTTCGAGGTCTGACATGGCTCTCTCGGGGGACTTCTCGTTTCGATAGGCGGCGTGGACCTCTTCGGCGATGATCGGGCTCTGGTCGGACCAGATGGCCGTCACCGGGCGCGCGACCGTGTTCTCGGCTGCGACGGCCAGCGTGTCGAGGTGGTTCCCGATCGCGCCGACGTTGTCGGGGTTCGCCTGCTCCGTGACGGCCGGGTCCGGCGGCAGGTTGCCGACCTCCTCTAGAATCGTGTGCATCACGTCCTCGTTGGCGAATGCCTCCAGCACCTGGACGGCGTCGTCCTTCCGATCGCTGTGAGGATTGATCGTGAGGTGCCAGCCGCCGAGTGCGTGGCTCGACCCGCCGGTTCCCTCGTAGTTGCCCTGGCCCTCCTCGACGGCGTAGGGCAACGGCATCGTCCCGTACATCTCCGGGGTGACTTGGGAGTCATCGTAACCGACCGTCGCCTCGATCGCGTACGGCCAGTTGCGCATGAAGACCGCGTCCCCACTCGCGAACGGCCCACGCGCGTCTTCTTCGACGAACTCGAAGATGTCCTCGGTCGTGACCTGCTGGTACCCGTCAAGTGCGTTCTCGGCGTCGGGCCCCTCGGCGAACGACCGCATCATTTTGATCGTGCTGTGGACCGGCTCTTCGTTGACGGTGACCGGTCGGTCGCCGACCGGGCCGGAAAGGTTGTCGTGGTCGCCGAAGTACGCGCCGCCCCAGGAGGTTATCGTCTCGTTGAACGTACAGCAGGACAGCCCGATGTATTCGTCCGCCTGGGTCGTGAACCCGTACTCGACGCCGCTCTGCTCCCAGACATCGGCGGCGATCTCCGAGAAGCGCTGCCAGGTCATCGCCTCCGTCGCCCAGTTCTCGCCCTCGGGATCGTAGCCCGCCTCCTCGACGAGGTCCTTCCGGTAGTGCATCACCGGGTAGTCCGTGAACAGCGGAAGGCCGTAGAGGTCGCCCGTTTCGGGGTCGCTCGCCGTCTGGACCGCCGAGTCCAGGTAGTCGTTCCGGACGTAATCCAGCGTGTCCTGAGACAGCTCCTCGCTCAGGTTGACCAGCTGGTCGCGGAGAATGAACGGGATCGTCCATCCCGAGTCCATCATGAAAATGTCCGGATCGGCCCGACCGGCGTCCAGCGCCGATATATAAGTACTCTTTCTTAGGCCGGTGAAACCCATTGTCTCGAACTCGATGTCGATGTCCTCGCTGAGACCGGCGTCGTATAGCGCGTTGGCGATTGCTTTTTCAGCGTCCTTGAATTCTTGATCGGCTATGATCCGCACGGCCGCACTTTCCGGGGTCCTGTCGTCTTCCGTCGCTGTCGGCGTCGACGTCGTCTCTTCTGTCGTCGTTTCAGTTTGCCGACGGTCACCAGCTGGCTTGTCTTCCCCGTCGTCGAGCAGCGTCGACGAACACCCGGCCACGAGTGAAGCTGACCCGACCCCGAGCAGGAAGCGCCGTCGTTCCATACACTGATATGCTTAGCCATCAGACAAATTTTTTGCGCTCAAATCGAGTGCTGTTGTGCCTGCGCTCACGTTCGCCGCAACCTCGGAACCGGTCGGCGTGACTTGCCGATCGTCACAGCACTCACGAGCACTGTTTGTCCGGTGAAACTGGTAATCCGGCCGGTGGTTCACTCCTGCTGGGCGTCGACGACGGCCACGCCGGCGAGGTTGACGACGTCTTTGACCTCGTCGCCGCGCTGGATGATGTGGACCGGCTTGTCCATCCCGACGAGCATGGGACCGATCGCCTCGGCCCCGCCCAGTCGCTGGAGGAGCTTGTACCCGATATTACCCGCTTCGAGGTTCGGGAAGATCAGCACGTTCGCCGGCTCGTCGAGCTCGGAGAACTCGTAGCTCTCGGTGAGCATCTCTTCGACGAGCGCCGTGTCGGCCTGCATCTCGCCGTCGACGGGGAAGTCCACACTCGGGTCTGACCGCAGTCGCTCGGCCGCGCGGCGCGGGACGGCGGCTCCCTCGGTGTCGACGCTCCCGAAGTCCGAGTACGACAGCAGCGCGGCCCGGGGCTCGACGTTGAACCGCCGGGCAAGTTCGGCCGTGTGTCGAGTCACCTCCGCCAGCACGTCCGCGTCGGGGTCGACGTTGACCGTCGCGTCGGCACAGAAGACGACGCGGTTCTTAAACGTCAGCATGTATACGCCGGCGGCGTACTCGGCGTCGGGCGCGGTGCCGACGACCTCGAGCGGCGGGCGCAGCGCCGACGGGTAGTGGTGGGTAAGGCCGGTCAACAGAGCGTCGGCCTCGTCCATCTCCACGAGGACGCTGCCGAGATAGTCACCGTTTTGAACGAGTTCGGCGGCTTCCCGCCGGGTGACGCCCTTGCGCTGGCGCCGCTCGTAGAGCCACTCAGCATAGCGGTCAAGATCCGCCGCAGACGGATCGAGCACGTCGGGATCGAACGACAGACCCAGCGCCTCGACGACGGCGTCGATCCGGTCGCGATCGCCGATCAACAGCGGACGGGCGATCCCCTGATCGACGAGCTGGTAGGCCGCGCGGATCATCTTCTCGTCGTCCCCCTCCGCGAGCACGACACGTTTGGGGTCGCTCTTGGCCTTGTTCAACACGACGCGCATCATCTCGCGTGACTTGCCCAGCCGTCCCTCCAGTCGCTCGACGTAGGTATCCAGATCGAGTTCGGTGCGGGCACAGCCGGACTCGATCGCCGCCTCAGCGACTGCAGGCGCGACTTCGAACAGCACGCGCGGATCCAGCGGCTTGGGAATGATGTACTCCGGGCCGAACTGCATCGGTTCGTCGCCGTAGGCCCTGACCACGGCGTCGGGAACGTCTTTCCGTGCGAGTTCGGCCAGCGCCCGCGCGGCCGCGACCTTCATGGCTTCGTCGATCTCGGTCGCTCGCACGTCCAGCGCTCCCCGGAAGATGAAGGGGAATCCGAGCACGTTGTTGACCTGGTTGGGGTAGTCCGAGCGACCGGTCGCCATGATGACCGTGTCGTCGCGCGCGGCCTTCGCCTCCTCGTAGCCGATCTCGGGATCGGGGTTGGCCATCGCGAAGACGATCGGGTTCGAGGCCATCGATCGGATCATCCCCTGGTCGACGATCCCGCCGACCGACAGCCCGACGAACACGTCCGCTCCTTCCATCGCGTCCGCCAGATTCCCCTCGGGACGGTCGCTGGCGAACTCGCGTTTGAAGCGGTTGACCTCCTCGGCCCGCGACTCCGTGACGATTCCCGAGGAGTCACACATCGTGACGTTCTCCCGTTCGACCCCGAGCGAGACGTAAAACCGCGCGCTGGCGATCGCGCTGGCACCGGCCCCCGAGAAGACGACCTCCAGTTCGTCGAGATCTTTGCCCGCCAGTTCCGCGGCGTTGAGCAGCGCCGCACCGGAGATGATCGCCGTCCCGTGCTGGTCGTCGTGGAAGACCGGGATATCCAGTCGCTCGCGCAAGCGCGATTCGACCTCGAAACACTCCGGAGCCTTGATGTCCTCGAGGTTGATCCCGCCGAAGGTCGGCTCCATCGCCCCGATCGCCTGCACCATCCCGTCGGGGTCGTCGGTGTCCAGTTCCAGGTCGAAGACGTCGATGTCGGCGAACCGCTTGAACAGCACGCCCTTCCCTTCCATGACGGGTTTTGACGCTTGCGGCCCGATGTCACCCAGCCCGAGCGTCGCGCTGCCGTCCGAGACCACGGCTACGAGGTTCCCCTTCGCGGTGTACTCGAAGACGGAATTCGGTGCGTCCCGGATCTCCCGGCAGGGTGCGGCGACGCCCGGCGAGTACGCCAGCGAGAGATCGCGCTGGGTGTTGGTCGGTTTGGTCGTCTCGATCGCGATCTTGCCGGGCGGGTCCCGGCGGTGGTAGTCGAGTGCGTCCTCTTCGAGTCCCATAGACCATGGCTGTCAGCCGCGAGTAAAAACCTAGTCCCGAGCAGCGCCAGTCGGGCGAGACTGGTCGACGGGGACATCGTATCCCGCAAAGACCGCACTAGTGAAAAAAGGCATATTGTCGGCCGTCAAATTGCCAGTATGGACGCAATTGTCCTTGCCGGTGGGTTCGCAACCAGACTCTGGCCGATCACGCGCAACCGCCCGAAGATGTTCCTCCCGATCGGGGAGACGACAGTCATCGACCGGATATTCCGGGAACTCGAAGAAGACGACCGTATCGACGATGTCTACGTCTCGACCAACGAGGAGTTCGAAGACGTCTTCGCCGAGCACCTCGAGGAGTCGCCCTTCGAGAAACCGCAGCTGTCGGTCGAGGAGGCCCGCGAAGAGGACGAGAAGTTCGGCGTCATCGGCGCGCTCGGCGAACTGGTCGAGCGGGAGGGCATCGACAGCGACACGCTGGTGATCGCCGGAGACAACCTCATCAGCTTCTCGCTGTCGGAGTTCATCGATTCCTTCCAGAACAACGGCGCGACGACGATCGCCGCCTACGACGTCGGGAACCTCGAACGAGCGACTCAGTACGGCGTGATCGACGTCGAGGACGGTCGCGTCGTCTCCTTCGAGGAGAAGCCCGACGACCCGCCGAGCACGCTCGTCTCGATCGCCTGCTACGCGTTTCCCGCCAAGACGCTCGGGCTGTTCGAGACGTACCTCTCGGGGGAGAACAACCCCGACGAACCCGGCTGGTTCATCCAGTGGCTGCTCGAGCGCAGCCCCGTCTACGCCTACTCCTTCGAGGGCGCGTGGTTCGATATCGGGACGCCGGACGCGTATCTCGACACCGTCGAGTGGTACCTCGACGGCGGGACGCTCGTCCACCCCGACGCCACCGTCGAGAACTCCGACCTGGGACAGAACGTCCACGTCATGGAAGGTGCGGAGGTGATCGACTCCTCGCTAGAGCGGGCCGTCGTCTTCCCGAACGCGCGGGTCAAGGACTGTCGGATCTACTCCTCGATCGTCGACGAGAACACCGAACTCGAGGAAGTCAATCTCTCTGAGGCACAGATCGGCGCACACACCTCGCTCGCACAGCAGCAGTCGCCGCCGGCCGAGTGGATCTGGGAGCAGAACCGCGACTCGGAGTGATAACCGATGGATGATACAAGCGACGACAACATGGCTTTCGACGTCGAGGTCAGAGACGACCGGACCATCCTGACGATCGAAGGGGTGCGCGACGCCGCCGTCATCGTCCGGTCTCCCGATGGCGAGCGGATCTATCTCCCGCCCGAGGACTTCGACGCCGAGCCGACGGTGACCGGTCCCTACAGCACGAGCCCCTACAGCACGGCCGGCGAGTCGACGATCCCGACGACCACGCGAGCCGATCAGACAGCCTCCAGCACGGGCGACACAAGCAGAGACGACACGGGCGGTCCGGAGACGGCGGACAACGTCCCGTCGCCATATAGCAAGACCACCGACGACGCGCCCGCAGACGATCCGGAGTACGGCCGAACCCGCATCCCACAGGGTATCCGGATCGTCCACCCCGACCCGGTGACGGACGTTCGCGTCGTCCGGTGAGACTCCGGGTCACCCTGTTTGACTGTCGGGTTCGCTATAATTCTTCGAGAATTTCCAGGTAGAACGCCTCGTGGTCGTCGGCGACGTCCTCCCAGGTGCGCTTCTCGTAGTCGACTGGGGCGTCCATCGCGAGCCCGCGCTGGATGCCGCTCGCGACCGCTCGCGAATCGGGCGTCACCTGCACGAGCA
It contains:
- a CDS encoding DUF7510 family protein encodes the protein MDDTSDDNMAFDVEVRDDRTILTIEGVRDAAVIVRSPDGERIYLPPEDFDAEPTVTGPYSTSPYSTAGESTIPTTTRADQTASSTGDTSRDDTGGPETADNVPSPYSKTTDDAPADDPEYGRTRIPQGIRIVHPDPVTDVRVVR
- a CDS encoding sugar phosphate nucleotidyltransferase translates to MDAIVLAGGFATRLWPITRNRPKMFLPIGETTVIDRIFRELEEDDRIDDVYVSTNEEFEDVFAEHLEESPFEKPQLSVEEAREEDEKFGVIGALGELVEREGIDSDTLVIAGDNLISFSLSEFIDSFQNNGATTIAAYDVGNLERATQYGVIDVEDGRVVSFEEKPDDPPSTLVSIACYAFPAKTLGLFETYLSGENNPDEPGWFIQWLLERSPVYAYSFEGAWFDIGTPDAYLDTVEWYLDGGTLVHPDATVENSDLGQNVHVMEGAEVIDSSLERAVVFPNARVKDCRIYSSIVDENTELEEVNLSEAQIGAHTSLAQQQSPPAEWIWEQNRDSE